One stretch of Punica granatum isolate Tunisia-2019 chromosome 5, ASM765513v2, whole genome shotgun sequence DNA includes these proteins:
- the LOC116207301 gene encoding major allergen Pru ar 1-like: protein MAVTWFTEEFKTSIAPSRMFKALILDSHNLIPKIAPQGIKSIEFIEGDSGPGSIKQTNFADGGHLKWLKHRIDAIDVEKLACKYTLIESDILFDKIELVVYEVKFEASSDGGCVCKMTSEYHVKAGVELKEEDIKQGKDKAMGLYKVVEEYLAANPEAYA, encoded by the exons atggcCGTCACGTGGTTTACCGAGGAGTTCAAGACTTCAATTGCTCCGTCGAGGATGTTCAAGGCTCTAATCCTTGACTCCCACAACCTCATCCCCAAGATTGCCCCTCAGGGTATTAAGAGCATCGAGTTCATTGAAGGAGACAGTGGTCCTGGAAGCATCAAGCAGACCAACTTTGCTGATG GTGGTCACTTGAAGTGGCTGAAGCACAGGATTGATGCTATTGACGTAGAGAAGCTCGCTTGCAAGTACACCCTGATTGAGAGTGATATCCTATTCGACAAGATTGAATTGGTGGTGTACGAGGTGAAATTCGAAGCTTCCAGCGATGGTGGATGTGTCTGCAAAATGACGAGTGAGTACCATGTGAAGGCAGGTGTGGAGCTGAAGGAGGAGGACATCAAGCAGGGCAAGGACAAGGCCATGGGACTCTACAAAGTTGTCGAGGAATACCTTGCAGCCAACCCAGAAGCATATGCTTAA
- the LOC116208641 gene encoding pathogenesis-related protein STH-21-like, producing the protein MAVTCFTQEFSTPVAPSRMFKALILNSHNLIPKIAPQGIKSIEFVEGDGAAGSIKQTNLADGGHLKWLKHRIDAVDAEKLACKYTLIESDVAFDKIESVVYEVKFEASSDGGCVCKMTSEYHVKEGVELKEEDIKQGKDKAMGLYKVVEEYLLANPNVYA; encoded by the exons ATGGCGGTCACTTGCTTCACCCAAGAGTTCTCGACTCCTGTTGCTCCTTCCAGGATGTTCAAGGCATTGATCCTCAACTCCCACAACCTCATCCCCAAGATCGCTCCTCAGGGTATCAAGAGCATTGAGTTTGTGGAAGGAGATGGTGCTGCTGGAAGCATCAAGCAGACCAACTTAGCTGATG GTGGTCACTTGAAGTGGCTGAAGCACAGGATCGACGCAGTTGATGCAGAGAAGCTCGCTTGCAAATACACCTTGATTGAGAGTGATGTCGCATTCGACAAGATTGAATCAGTGGTGTACGAGGTGAAATTCGAAGCGTCCAGTGATGGTGGGTGTGTCTGCAAGATGACAAGCGAGTACCATGTCAAGGAGGGCGTGGAGCTGAAGGAGGAGGACATCAAGCAGGGCAAGGACAAGGCCATGGGACTTTACAAGGTTGTCGAGGAATACCTTCTTGCCAACCCCAATGTCTATGCTTAA
- the LOC116208842 gene encoding major allergen Pru ar 1-like has product MQNVTSFSQDFTCPVAPARMFKALCLDSHKLIPKLVPQGIKSNEIIQGDGGPGTIKKTTFAEGSQLKSMKHRIDAIDTENMMCKYTLIECDVLQDRLEAVLYEVKFEDAGNGESICRMSSEYHTKPGVELNEEDIKRGKDRALGLFNIVEEYLMANPTVYA; this is encoded by the exons ATGCAGAATGTCACCAGCTTCTCCCAGGATTTCACCTGCCCGGTTGCTCCAGCCAGGATGTTCAAGGCACTGTGCCTCGACTCGCACAAATTGATCCCCAAACTCGTCCCACAAGGCATCAAGAGCAATGAAATCATCCAAGGAGACGGTGGGCCTGGAACCATCAAAAAGACCACCTTTGCCGAAG GTAGCCAGCTGAAATCCATGAAGCACAGGATCGACGCCATCGACACAGAGAACATGATGTGCAAGTACACTCTGATTGAGTGCGATGTTCTGCAGGACAGGCTGGAGGCAGTGTTGTACGAAGTTAAATTTGAAGACGCAGGCAATGGAGAAAGCATTTGCAGGATGAGCAGCGAGTATCACACGAAGCCTGGCGTGGAGCTTAACGAGGAGGACATCAAGCGGGGCAAGGACAGGGCTCTGGGACTATTCAATATTGTCGAGGAGTACCTCATGGCAAATCCAACTGTGTATGCTTAA
- the LOC116208961 gene encoding major allergen Pru ar 1-like, with protein sequence MAITCFTQELKTSFEDVQGGHLKWLKHRIDAIDVEKLACKYTLIESDIAFDKIESVVYEMKFEASSDGGSVCKMKSEYHVKAGTELKEEDIKQGKDKAIGLCKVVEEYLLANPEAYA encoded by the exons ATGGCCATCACCTGCTTTACCCAGGAGCTCAAGACTTCGTTCGAGGATGTTCAAG GTGGTCACTTGAAGTGGTTGAAGCACAGGATTGATGCTATTGACGTGGAGAAGCTCGCGTGCAAGTATACCTTGATCGAGAGTGATATTGCATTCGACAAGATTGAATCGGTTGTgtacgagatgaaattcgaaGCTTCCAGTGATGGTGGGAGTGTCTGCAAGATGAAGAGCGAGTACCATGTAAAGGCGGGTACAGAGTTGAAGGAGGAGGACATCAAACAGGGCAAGGACAAGGCCATAGGACTCTGCAAAGTGGTCGAGGAATACCTTCTCGCCAACCCAGAAGCATATGCTTAA
- the LOC116208573 gene encoding major allergen Pru ar 1-like, translating into MAVTCFTQEFTTTVAPSRMFKALILDSHNLIPKIAPQGIKSIEFVEGDGAAGSIKQTNFADGGHLKWLKHRIDAVDVEKLSCKYTLIESDIAFDKIESVVYEVKFEASSDGGCVCKMTSEYHVKAGVELKEEGIKQGKDKAMGLFKVVEEYLHANPDVYA; encoded by the exons ATGGCAGTCACTTGCTTCACCCAAGAGTTTACGACTACTGTGGCTCCATCGAGGATGTTCAAGGCACTGATCCTCGACTCCCACAATCTCATTCCCAAGATTGCTCCCCAAGGTATCAAGAGCATCGAGTTTGTGGAAGGGGATGGTGCTGCTGGTAGCATCAAGCAAACCAACTTCGCAGATG GCGGACACCTGAAGTGGTTGAAGCACAGGATCGACGCAGTTGATGTAGAGAAGCTTTCATGCAAGTACACTCTTATCGAGAGCGACATTGCATTTGACAAGATCGAGTCGGTGGTGTACGAGGTGAAATTCGAAGCTTCTAGTGACGGTGGGTGTGTCTGCAAGATGACGAGCGAGTACCACGTCAAGGCAGGTGTGGAGCTGAAGGAGGAGGGCATTAAACAGGGCAAGGACAAGGCCATGGGACTCTTCAAGGTTGTCGAGGAATACCTTCACGCCAACCCTGACGTCTATGCTTAA
- the LOC116208625 gene encoding major allergen Pru ar 1-like produces MAVTCFTQEFKTTIAPSRMFKALILDSHNLIPKIAPQGIKSIDFIEGDGGAGSIKQTNFANGGHLKWLKHRIDAIDVEQLVCKYTLIESDIAFDKIGSVVYEVKFETSSDGGCLCKMTSEYHAKASLELKEEDIKQGKDKAMGLYKVVEEYLAANPEAYA; encoded by the exons atggcGGTCACCTGTTTTACCCAGGAGTTCAAGACTACGATTGCTCCGTCGAGGATGTTCAAGGCTTTGATTCTTGACTCCCACAACCTCATCCCCAAGATTGCCCCGCAGGGTATTAAGAGCATTGACTTCATTGAAGGAGACGGTGGTGCCGGGAGCATCAAGCAGACTAACTTTGCTAATG GTGGCCACTTAAAATGGTTGAAGCATAGGATCGATGCTATTGATGTAGAGCAGCTCGTGTGCAAGTACACCTTGATTGAGAGTGATATTGCATTCGACAAGATTGGGTCGGTGGTCTACGAGGTGAAATTTGAAACTTCAAGTGATGGTGGGTGTCTCTGCAAGATGACGAGCGAGTACCACGCGAAGGCCAGTCTGGAGCTGAAGGAGGAGGACATCAAGCAGGGCAAGGACAAAGCCATGGGACTCTACAAAGTTGTCGAGGAATATCTCGCAGCCAACCCTGAAGCCTATGCCTAA
- the LOC116208549 gene encoding pathogenesis-related protein STH-21-like, producing MAVTCFNQEFTTPVAPSRMFKALILDSHNLIPRIAPQGIKSIEFVEGDGAAGSIKQTNFADGGHLKWLKNRIDAVDAEKLVCKYTLIESGIAFDKIESVAYEVKFEASSDGECVCKMISEYHTKAGAELKEEDIKQGKDKAMGLYKVVEEYLLANPDVYA from the exons ATGGCGGTCACTTGCTTCAACCAAGAGTTCACGACCCCTGTTGCTCCATCTAGGATGTTCAAGGCACTTATCCTCGACTCCCACAACCTCATTCCCAGGATCGCCCCTCAGGGTATCAAGAGCATCGAGTTTGTGGAAGGAGATGGTGCTGCCGGTAGCATTAAGCAGACCAACTTTGCTGATG GTGGACACCTGAAGTGGTTGAAGAACAGGATCGACGCAGTGGATGCAGAGAAGCTTGTATGCAAGTACACTCTTATCGAGAGTGGCATTGCATTCGACAAGATCGAGTCGGTTGCGTATGAGGTGAAATTTGAAGCGTCTAGTGATGGTGAATGTGTCTGCAAGATGATAAGCGAGTACCACACCAAAGCTGGTGCAGAGCTGAAGGAAGAGGACATCAAGCAGGGCAAGGACAAGGCCATGGGACTCTATAAGGTTGTCGAGGAATACCTTCTCGCCAACCCTGATGTCTATGCTTAA